A single Triticum dicoccoides isolate Atlit2015 ecotype Zavitan chromosome 2A, WEW_v2.0, whole genome shotgun sequence DNA region contains:
- the LOC119356713 gene encoding mediator of RNA polymerase II transcription subunit 13-like isoform X1, which produces MWTNIFKIGELQTVSWFQFLPVEPEYNATSDRSSKAEQKDALNSTVLSAYLRLQSEGLLSTWTNSFVGPWDPSQGEHNPDEKIKLWLFLSGRHSSVPEMTQPAVAKLRVVSSDLWVAPGNSEEVAAALCQALRNSLERALRGLSYARFGDVFTKYNPPTRNQNSFRRAQPTVEFVFAATEEAIFVHVIISARYMRNLSSDDIEKVLTHTPRSVGEGLPVIVAPSGMLGRLVGCCPSDLARQVYSSKLSAPNLPGFTQPTICQLRGQSYYVEVALGFPPASTDKISESENNQIKKEFDSVKDLHLGDDGQQKLESADGLPVLERTFIYPPEAVMVPMVHQAFVRFSSKRMWSQDWMGSSSWEAWPFWNFSLSSYFRNSSSFFGSSRGPGVNSNFLRLRRQRNNNSNGMTSSISSVSSTSNGSEHAVAAKGGDLLADADSTACHQSDLPLNNDIAGSKMVSKRSRSEITEDSSHAGKEVSENMQGTNGQGGCSWGWGEEGVVMDINILLLEFGDFSDFFQEDELDFGEPPGTAESHALVSPASEFGDMPFIDSPSVAMDIPEQRLSPVGFTSMEAFNHQTMSPIQDVASKVQEPLKEIASPAGSQSLVLSSSRSDFLTRAEATLTFAPEYAAVEISSCETPATLFTNPYLPGSKKRGSCGFSSRVYSYDVTQSSKVESAGDKSEKSDKLTPANLSRDVGRSSLYTLVQGRKNESEKSLNSADEQSCKGETSRPVSGETSFSSSLTIQKKSDSMLNVGYFLLSMKTALATEIECITFQAAMCRIRHTLVSLRTKASAELKSALSSAMQTESSSNSGLVPKYEMKRKESIPARLSSDVDHDMYDRSQLENVGVWRSVVVPKGAKPLDSLSTKTFTGISPSVQRQPIVKLLSAMALLVQQSTSFVDIALDMDDGDGSFFWLSLDEQRRRGFSCDPSMVHAGCGGLLGTCHSKDCAGVDLVDPLSAEVSESSMIGLLQSDIKSALKTAFANMDGPLSVIDWCRGRSNIAESAAMGDAYSFHYTTGDIRDTSNSIPIGGDAMSPPKSSNDRGTSEEHHKGYHRVRPTIAVLPSPSLLVGYQDDWLKTSANCLKLWEKAPLEPYASAKPVTYYALCPDIDMLTSAATDFFMQLGTIYEVCKLGTHSPQHSGGQIEQSPGKYLPSGLVLVECPDQLKTRGSHSVSISSVTEYFQALSKSWSVKSFVSSLARIIKDIKLTLNISTNQKESSNIPCTVVYVVCPFPEPSAVLQTLVESSVAIGSILSSERERKSFLYTQVAKALDSSASADEASASNVVMLSGFSIPKLVLQIVTVETLLRLHKPNELAAFKDIAFTVYNKARRIPRFVSTSDMFQSPTYMSRPQSTMMHTASPGPTLWKECLVPRMSGQTLSRETEFDASMRSVSWDNSWQPGRAVGLPDPSKIPELCAQDDRKYAFEPLFILAEPGTADYSDIMESSRFGADASSSRAYSSISGGTDSGASPPLEGSENDSGTSLHCCYGWTEDWRWLVCIWTDSRGELLDSLIFPFGGISSRQDTKVLQSLFIQILQQGCQIMSSSPEASNTRSRDVIITRIGGFLELEIQEWQKAIYSFGGNEVKKWPVQLRRSIPDGIPPNSNGPTLQQQDMGLIQDRNMPSSPSTLYSPHSKSSFTKGQSGNKKQILVEQSGMDSSRGSLHLVRSISLVAVSQDSSLHLACQADLIATRPTSGEGNQSSTGSSSYLDGFAPVKSIGSMSASYLLVPSPSMRYLSPATLQLPTCLTSESPPLAHLLHSKGTATPLAMGYVVSKAVPPVRKNAAQLTKEDRHSVLSVSIVDYYGGSTPTVQEKMSRGVGGSTMSKQARNITHETSARDYEMDMHNVLEAVAAELHALSWMTVSPVYTERRSALPFHCDMVLRLRRLLHYADRHLSQLTEKGEM; this is translated from the exons ATGTGGACCAACATTTTCAAAATT GGGGAGCTTCAGACTGTATCATGGTTTCAGTTTCTTCCCGTTGAACCAGAGTACAATGCTACTTCTGATAGAAG TTCAAAAGCCGAGCAGAAAGATGCTCTTAATAGCACTGTGCTGTCAGCGTATCTTCGCTTACAGAGTGAAGGTCTCCTAAGTACTTGGACAAATTCCTTTGTTGGCCCTTGGGATCCTTCTCAAGGAGAGCATAACCCTG ATGAGAAGATCAAGCTCTGGTTGTTTCTTTCTGGCCGCCACTCATCAGTACCTGAAATGACCCAGCCCGCTGTAGCTAAATTAAGAG TTGTTTCAAGTGATTTATGGGTGGCTCCAGGCAACTCGGAAGAGGTTGCAGCTGCACTATGTCAGGCATTAAGAAATTCTTTGGAGAG AGCACTAAGAGGGCTTTCCTATGCAAGATTTGGTGATGTATTTACAAAATACAACCCCCCTAcaagaaatcaaaacagctttag GAGAGCACAACCTACAGTGGAATTTGTCTTTGCGGCCACTGAGGAAGCAATCTTTGTGCATGTTATTATATCTGCAAG ATATATGCGAAACCTTTCTAGTGATGATATAGAGAAAGTTCTCACACACACACCCCGTTCTGTTGGTGAAGGTCTTCCAG TTATTGTTGCTCCTAGCGGAATGCTGGGTAGGCTTGTCGGCTGTTGCCCAAGTGACCTCGCAAGACAAGTATATTCAAG CAAATTATCGGCACCTAATCTACCAGGTTTTACTCAACCCACCATCTGCCAGCTGAGAGGTCAAAGTTACTATGTTGAAGTTGCCCTTGGCTTTCCACCTGCCTCAACTGACAAAATTTCTGAATCGGAAAATAATCAGATTAAGAAAGAATTTGATTCAGTGAAGGACCTTCATTTAGGTGATGATGGGCAGCAAAAGTTAGAATCTGCTGATGGCCTTCCGGTTCTTGAAAGGACATTTATTTACCCACCTGAGGCTGTTATGGTACCTATGGTCCATCAGGCATTTGTTCGCTTTTCCAGTAAAAG GATGTGGTCACAGGACTGGATGGGTAGTTCATCATGGGAGGCTTGGCCATTTTGGAATTTCTCTCTGTCTTCTTACTTCCGGAACAG CAGCTCTTTCTTTGGATCTTCACGCGGACCTGGTGTGAACTCTAATTTTCTAAGACTAAGAAGACAAAGGAATAACAACTCCAACGGCATGACTAGTAGTATCAGTAGTGTCAGTAGCACTTCTAATGGAAGTGAGCATGCAGTTGCTGCTAAAGGTGGTGATCTTTTGGCAGATGCTGACTCTACAGCATGCCATCAGTCTGATCTGCCATTGAACAATGACATTGCTGGTAGCAAGATG GTATCCAAGCGCTCTCGTTCTGAAATAACAGAAGATTCTTCTCATGCTGGCAAAGAAGTTAGCGAAAACATGCAAGGCACAAATGGTCAGGGGGGATGTTCTTGGGGCTGGGGTGAAGAGGGGGTTGTGATGGACATCAATATACTTCTCTTGGAGTTTGGAGATTTTAGTGACTTCTTTCAAGAGGATGAGTTAGATTTTGGTGAG CCTCCAGGTACTGCTGAATCACATGCTTTAGTAAGCCCTGCTTCGGAATTTGGAGACATGCCATTCATAGATAGTCCATCCGTAGCTATGGATATACCTGAACAAAGACTTTCTCCTGTTGGTTTCACATCTATGGAGGCATTTAACCACCAGACGATGTCACCTATTCAGGATGTTGCTTCTAAAGTTCAGGAGCCTCTCAAAGAAATTGCATCACCTGCAGGGTCCCAGTCCTTAGTATTATCATCTAGTAGATCTGATTTTCTCACCAGAGCTGAAGCTACACTCACATTTGCACCAGAATATGCAGCTGTTGAAATTTCCAGTTGCGAGACGCCGGCAACACTGTTTACAAATCCCTACTTGCCCGGATCGAAAAAAAGAGGGAGTTGCGGTTTTAGCTCAAGAGTTTATTCGTATGATGTCACACAAAGTTCTAAAGTTGAGTCTGCAGGAGACAAGTCTGAGAAGTCTGATAAACTAACACCAGCTAATCTTTCACGTGATGTTGGTCGATCAAGCTTATACACACTTGTGCAAGGTAGGAAAAATGAGAGTGAAAAGAGCTTAAACAGTGCAGACGAACAATCATGCAAGGGAGAAACATCAAGACCTGTTTCTGGTGAAACTTCATTTAGCTCTTCTCTGACTATACAAAAGAAGAGTGATAGCATGCTTAATGTTGGGTATTTCCTCCTATCTATGAAGACCGCACTTGCAACTGAAATTGAATGCATCACATTTCAGGCTGCCATGTGCAGAATAAGGCATACACTAGTGTCTCTGCGAACCAAAGCATCTGCTGAGTTAAAAAGTGCCTTGTCCAGTGCTATGCAGACAGAGAGCAGTAGTAACTCGGGTCTTGTTCCCAAATATGAGATGAAAAGGAAAGAAAGTATACCAGCTAGGCTGTCTAGTGATGTTGACCATGACATGTATGATAGGTCCCAATTAGAAAACGTGGGAGTTTGGAGGTCTGTTGTGGTACCTAAAGGGGCAAAGCCCCTTGATTCTTTGTCCACTAAAACATTTACTGGCATAAGCCCATCTGTACAAAGGCAACCTATTGTGAAACTTCTCAGTGCCATGGCTCTGCTAGTTCAGCAATCTACTTCATTTGTTGATATCGCACTTGATATGGATGATGGAGATGGTTCTTTTTTCTGGCTTTCCTTGGATGAGCAGAGGAGACGTGGATTTTCTTGTGATCCTTCTATGGTTCATGCTGGCTGTGGTGGACTATTAGGAACATGTCATTCCAAGGACTGCGCTGGTGTTGATTTAGTTGATCCACTTTCCGCAGAG GTTTCAGAATCATCCATGATTGGCTTGTTGCAATCGGATATAAAATCAGCTCTTAAAACTGCGTTTGCAAACATGGATGGTCCATTATCAGTAATTGATTGGTGCAGGGGTCGAAGTAATATAGCAGAATCTGCTGCGATGGGAGATGCATACTCTTTCCATTATACTACTGGTGATATTCGAGATACTTCAAATTCTATACCCATTGGTGGAGATGCAATGAGCCCACCCAAATCTAGCAATGATCGAG GCACTTCAGAAGAGCATCATAAGGGATATCACCGTGTCAGACCAACCATCGCTGTCCTCCCTTCGCCATCTCTTCTTGTTGG TTACCAGGATGATTGGTTAAAGACCTCTGCTAATTGCCTCAAATTGTGGGAGAAGGCTCCTTTGGAACCTTATGCTTCGGCCAAGCCT GTTACTTACTACGCGCTGTGCCCCGATATTGATATGCTTACTTCTGCAGCCACTGATTTCTTCATGCAGCTTGGAACAA TTTATGAAGTTTGCAAACTGGGTACTCATTCGCCACAACACAGTGGGGGGCAAATAGAGCAATCTCCTGGAAAATATCTGCCTTCAGGACTTGTTCTCGTTGAGTGTCCTGATCAATTGAAGACTAGGGGCAGCCACTCAGTTTCTATCAGTTCAGTAACTGAATACTTTCAAGCTCTTTCAAAAAGTTGGAGTGTGAAAAGCTTTGTATCATCTCTGGCAAGGATAATTAAGGATATAAAGCTTACCTTAAACATTTCAACAAATCAGAAAGAGAGCAGTAACATACCTTGCACT GTAGTTTATGTGGTCTGCCCATTTCCTGAACCATCTGCAGTCCTACAGACACTGGTAGAAAGTTCTGTTGCCATTGGGTCTATCTTATCGTCAGAGAGAGAAAGGAAATCATTCCTGTATACTCAGGTTGCCAAAGCTCTAGACAGCAGTGCTTCTGCCGATGAAGCATCAGCATCCAATGTTGTAATGCTCTCTGGGTTCAGTATACCGAAGCTTGTCTTGCAGATTGTTACTGTTGAAACTTTATTGAGACTCCATAAACCAAATGAGCTTGCTGCTTTCAAGGACATAGCTTTCACTGTGTATAACAAGGCTCGACGGATCCCACGGTTTGTTTCCACGAGTGACATGTTCCAGTCACCTACTTATATGAGTAGGCCTCAGTCGACGATGATGCACACTGCATCTCCTGGTCCCACCCTTTGGAAAGAGTGTCTAGTTCCTCGGATGTCTGGACAAACTCTCTCTAGAGAAACAGAGTTTGATGCATCCATGAGGTCAGTATCATGGGACAACTCATGGCAACCTGGCCGTGCTGTAGGATTGCCTGATCCAAGCAAAATCCCAGAATTATGTGCTCAGGATGACAGGAAGTATGCCTTTGAGCCGCTTTTCATTCTGGCAGAGCCTGGGACTGCTGACTACAGTGATATAATGGAATCTTcaagatttggagctgatgcaagtAGCAGCAGGGCTTACAGCTCAATTTCAGGTGGCACTGATAGTGGAGCAAGCCCGCCACTTGAAGGGTCTGAGAATGACAGCGGTACAAGTCTTCATTGCTGTTATGGCTGGACCGAGGACTGGCGATGGTTAGTATGCATCTGGACAGATTCTAGAGGAGAGTTATTAGACAGCTTAATATTTCCTTTTGGTGGTATTAGTAGCCGCCAAGACACTAAAGTTCTCCAGAGCCTATTCATTCAAATTCTGCAGCAGGGTTGTCAAATAATGTCGTCTTCACCAGAAGCTAGCAATACGAGATCAAGAGATGTAATAATAACCCGTATTGGAGGTTTCCTTGAACTTGAAATCCAGG AATGGCAAAAGGCAATATACTCTTTTGGTGGTAACGAGGTAAAGAAGTGGCCTGTGCAGCTACGACGATCTATACCTGATGGTATTCCGCCAAATTCTAATGGACCAACACTCCAGCAACAAGATATGGGCTTAATCCAGGACAGAAACATGCCTTCCTCACCTAGTACGTTATACAGCCCTCATTCAAAATCTAGCTTCACAAAAGGTCAGTCAGGCAACAAAAAGCAGATCCTAGTGGAACAAAGTGGAATGGACAGTTCAAGGGGTTCATTGCACTTGGTTCGTAGCATCAGTTTAGTTGCAGTTTCGCAAGATAGCTCATTGCATCTGGCATGCCAAGCGGATCTGATTGCGACCAGACCTACTTCTG GTGAAGGGAATCAAAGCAGCACTGGGTCTTCTAGTTACTTAGATGGGTTTGCCCCAGTCAAGTCCATCGGGTCAATGTCTGCATCGTATCTTCTGGTTCCGTCACCAAGTATGCGGTATCTTTCCCCTGCGACATTACAGCTTCCAACATGCCTTACATCGGAATCCCCACCACTTGCCCACCTATTGCACAGCAAAGGGACAGCAACTCCCTTGGCAATGGGTTATGTTGTCTCCAAAGCTGTCCCACCAGTAAGAAAGAATGCCGCCCAACTCACCAAGGAGGACAGGCACTCTGTTCTCTCTGTTAGCATCGTCGATTACTACGGAGGCAGCACCCCCACTGTCCAAGAGAAGATGAGCAGAGGGGTTGGCGGCAGCACCATGAGCAAGCAGGCAAGGAACATCACCCATGAAACATCAGCCCGTGATTACGAAATGGACATGCACAATGTGTTGGAAGCGGTGGCTGCTGAGCTCCACGCCCTTTCGTGGATGACAGTAAGCCCTGTCTACACGGAAAGGCGCAGTGCTCTTCCCTTCCACTGTGATATGGTTCTGAGGTTGAGGAGACTTCTCCACTACGCGGATCGACATCTCTCTCAGCTAACAGAGAAGGGAGAGATGTAG